DNA sequence from the Fundidesulfovibrio magnetotacticus genome:
ATCATGCGCCGGGGGCCGGCCTGCTCCAGGGAGGCCACCGAGGGCCGCTTGCCGTGGCCCGGGTGCAGGATGTTCACGAGCACCCCCTGCTCGTCGTCCACGAAGAGCGAGTGGCGGCGAGGGTTGGGGATCTTGGCCGCGCCCAGGCTGGGGGTGCGGGTCTTCTCGGCGTCCAGGTGGGGCCAGGGCTGGCCTGGGTGTTCGCTTTGGTGCATGATGGCCTCGCGCGCGGTTTCCGGTGACTTGCCCCCAACCTAGCCTCCCGCAAGGCGGTGTGACAAGATGCAATCAAGACCCGAGAGGACCTTCTTCTTCATCCCCCCGGTGCGCCGGGCGGCCGGGGGCGTGGCCGTGCTCTGGCGCATGGCCCGCTTCCTGCGCGAGGCCGGGCGCGACGCCCGCGTCGTGCTGCGCGAGGCCGGGGACTGGCGGCCCGACGACGCGGCCCAGAGCGTCCCGGAGGAGGACTTCCTCGCCGTGGAGCCCACGGAGCGCGACGCCTGGGTGGTCCCCGAGGGCTGGGTGAACGCCCTGGCTCCGGGCCTCAAGGGCGGGGCTCGCTGCCTGGTGTACGTGCAGAACTGGGCCTATCTCTTCTCGGGGCTGCCCCAGGGCGTGGACTGGCGCTCGCTGCCGGTGACGTTCCTGGCGGTGTCGGCCCCGGTGGCCTGGTTCATCCGGCAGAGCCTGGGCGTGGACGCCCCGATCCTGCGCCCGGGCATCGACCCGGAGCTCTTCCGCGCCCCGGACGAAAAGCCCGGCGAGCTGACGGTGGCCTACATGCCGCGCAAGAAC
Encoded proteins:
- a CDS encoding glycosyltransferase family 1 protein, with the protein product MQSRPERTFFFIPPVRRAAGGVAVLWRMARFLREAGRDARVVLREAGDWRPDDAAQSVPEEDFLAVEPTERDAWVVPEGWVNALAPGLKGGARCLVYVQNWAYLFSGLPQGVDWRSLPVTFLAVSAPVAWFIRQSLGVDAPILRPGIDPELFRAPDEKPGELTVAYMPRKNKALADEIMAVAEARGRFKARFEPIAGLDQAGVARVLRGSHAFLATGFPEGCPLPPLEAMASGAVPCGFAGLGGWDYMRQAAPDRHRPDCPLEERPWGGNGFYVADNDVLGAALALEEALELHRAGGEALARVREACAATARAYSLEVQRRSVLDFWDRLG